In one Alnus glutinosa chromosome 12, dhAlnGlut1.1, whole genome shotgun sequence genomic region, the following are encoded:
- the LOC133852194 gene encoding purple acid phosphatase 25-like: protein MGAVFLLLFLLLNIVCVCNGGITSSYVRKLYASVDLPKEAFPPPPGYNAPEQVHITQGDVDGRAMIISWVTPALPNPNYVVYWAAEGKHKNKLKKGHSSVKTYKYYTYASGYIHHATIKHLEFDTQYFYEIGIRRFSFKTPPQLGPDVPYTFGIIGDLGQTQDSRQTLEHYVSNPKGQTVLFVGDLSYADDHPNHDNERWDTWGRFIEKCAAYQPWIWTPGNHEIDLAPELGENVPFKPYMHRYHVPYKASQSTSPLWYSIKRASAYIIVLSSYSAYGKYTPQYRWLENELSKVNRAETPWLFVLVHAPWYNSDDYHYMEGETMRVQFESWFVKNKVDIVFAGHVHAYERSERISNIKYNITNGLSAPVKDPSAPIYITIGDGGNIEGLANSFTEPAPSYSAFREASFGHAVLEIKNRTHAFYTWHRNQDNNAVVADNLWIHNRYYYPEEES, encoded by the exons ATGGGTGCAGTATTTTTGCTGTTGTTTCTTTTGCTGAACATTGTTTGCGTATGCAATGGAGGTATTACTAGCAGTTATGTTAGGAAGCTTTATGCGTCTGTAGACCTGCCCAAAGAAGCTTTTCCTCCTCCTCCAGGATACAATGCCCCCGAGCAG GTTCATATAACCCAAGGAGATGTTGATGGACGGGCCATGATTATTTCATGGGTTACACCCGCGTTGCCAAACCCTAACTATGTGGTCTATTGGGCGGCAGAGGGCAAGCACAAAAACAAGCTCAAAAAGGGTCATTCCTCGGTTAAAACTTATAAATACTATACTTATGCTTCTGGCTACATTCATCATGCCACCATCAAACACCTTGAG TTTGACACTCAGTATTTTTATGAGATTGGAATCCGTCGATTCTCCTTCAAAACTCCTCCCCAATTAGGGCCAGACGTTCCATACACATTTGGCATTATAG GTGATTTGGGACAAACACAGGATTCTCGTCAGACGCTTGAGCATTATGTGTCCAACCCGAAAGGGCAAACTGTGCTATTTGTGGGTGATCTTTCTTATGCAGATGATCATCCGAACCATGACAATGAGAGATGGGATACATGGGGCCGCTTTATTGAGAAGTGTGCTGCATATCAGCCATGGATTTGGACTCCTGGCAATCATGAAATTGATTTAGCTCCAGAACTT GGAGAAAATGTTCCTTTCAAGCCATATATGCATAGATACCACGTACCCTACAAGGCATCACAGAGCACCTCCCCACTTTGGTATTCCATTAAGCGTGCATCCGCATACATCATCGTCCTATCTTCTTACTCAGCATATG GTAAATACACTCCTCAATACAGATGGCTCGAAAAtgaattatccaaagttaaccGAGCTGAGACGCCATGgctttttgttcttgttcatgCACCATGGTATAACAGTGACGACTACCACTATATGGAAGGTGAAACCATGAGAGTTCAGTTTGAATCCTGGTTTGTTAAGAACAAAGTCGATATCGTTTTTGCTGGTCATGTCCATGCCTATGAACGATCG GAGAGAATATCGAATATAAAGTACAACATAACAAATGGACTGAGCGCTCCAGTGAAGGATCCTTCAGCACCAATATATATTACTATTGGTGATGGTGGTAACATTGAAGGCCTTGCTAACAG TTTTACTGAACCGGCACCAAGTTATTCTGCATTTCGGGAAGCAAGCTTCGGGCATGCGGTTCTCGAGATTAAAAATCGGACTCATGCCTTCTATACTTGGCACCGTAACCAGGATAATAATGCCGTTGTTGCTGATAATCTTTGGATACATAATAGGTACTATTATCCAGAAGAAGAATCATAG
- the LOC133852176 gene encoding purple acid phosphatase 25-like, which yields MAAVFLVAFLLTIVDICNGGFTSSYVRKPYASVDMPVGEFPPPPGYNAPEQVHITQGDLVGRAVIISWVTPLLRHPDYVVYWAAEGKHKRKRKAHSSITTYKYYNYASGYIHHATVKHLQYDTKYFYELGIGNVARRFSFTTPPKVGPDAPYTFGIIGDLGQTRNSYETLEHYVSNPKGQAVLCVGDLSYADNHPHHDNVRWDTWGRFIERSAAYQPWFWTPGNHEIDLAPELEETVPFKPYMHRYHVPYKASQSTSPLWYSIKRASAHIIVLSSYSAFGKYTPQYRWLQNELSKVNRAETPWLIILLHSPLYNSNNYHYMEGESMRVQFESWFVKNKVDIVFAGHVHAYERTERISNIKYNITNGLSLPVKNPSAPIYITIGDGGNVEGIANSFSEPQPSYSAYREASFGHAVLEIKNRTHAHYIWHRNQDSNAVAADSLWLHNRYNYPEEEA from the exons ATGGCTGCAGTATTTTTGGTAGCATTCTTGCTGACCATCGTTGATATCTGTAATGGAGGTTTTACCAGTAGTTATGTTAGAAAGCCTTATGCATCTGTTGACATGCCGGTTGGAGAATTTCCTCCTCCTCCAGGATACAATGCACCCGAGCAG GTTCATATAACCCAAGGGGATCTTGTTGGGCGGGCTGTGATTATTTCATGGGTTACACCTCTTCTGCGACACCCTGACTATGTAGTTTATTGGGCGGCAGAGGGCAAGCACAAAAGGAAGCGCAAGGCTCATTCTTCAATCACAACTTATAAATACTACAATTATGCTTCTGGCTACATTCATCATGCCACTGTCAAACACCTTCAG TATGACACTAAGTACTTTTATGAGCTTGGGATTGGCAATGTAGCACGACGATTTTCCTTCACAACTCCTCCCAAAGTAGGGCCAGACGCTCCATACACATTTGGCATTATAG GTGATTTGGGACAAACACGGAATTCTTATGAGACGCTTGAGCATTATGTGTCCAACCCAAAAGGGCAAGCTGTGTTGTGTGTGGGAGATCTTTCTTATGCAGATAATCACCCGCACCATGACAATGTGAGATGGGATACATGGGGCCGCTTTATTGAGAGGAGTGCTGCATATCAGCCATGGTTTTGGACTCCTGGCAATCATGAAATTGATTTAGCTCCAGAACTT GAAGAAACTGTTCCTTTCAAGCCATATATGCATAGGTACCATGTACCCTACAAGGCATCACAGAGCACATCCCCACTTTGGTATTCCATTAAGCGTGCATCCGCACACATCATCGTCCTATCTTCTTACTCAGCATTTG GTAAATACACTCCTCAATACAGATGGCTCCAAAATGAATTATCCAAGGTTAACAGAGCTGAGACGCCATGGCTTATCATTCTTCTTCACTCACCATTGTATAACAGTAACAACTACCACTATATGGAAGGGGAAAGTATGAGAGTGCAGTTTGAATCCTGGTTTGTTAAAAACAAGGTCGATATTGTTTTTGCGGGCCATGTTCATGCCTATGAACGAACA GAGAGAATATCGAATATCAAGTACAACATAACAAATGGACTCAGCCTTCCAGTAAAGAACCCTTCTGCACCAATATACATTACTATTGGTGATGGTGGTAATGTTGAAGGCATTGCTAACAG CTTTTCTGAACCACAACCGAGTTATTCTGCATATCGGGAAGCAAGCTTCGGGCATGCGGTTCTGGAGATAAAAAATCGGACTCATGCCCACTATATATGGCACCGTAACCAGGATAGCAATGCTGTTGCTGCTGATTCTCTTTGGTTGCATAATAGGTACAATTATCCAGAAGAAGAAGCATAG